The sequence TCCCTACTCCACCCTAAGTAGAAAACAAATCATAAAATAATACTCCACTTCTCACCTCAATCTTCTTTTTTCTCAATCTCTTCTTtcccctcagctaaacggcgaAGTTTTTCCTCCCGTTCCTTCTTTAACTttgcttcaatttttttactttggtaTATCTTGGCGCAAGCGAAGCCCAGACACAACAGCACGGTCTTTGCTGCTAAAA comes from Rana temporaria chromosome 2, aRanTem1.1, whole genome shotgun sequence and encodes:
- the LOC120927919 gene encoding small integral membrane protein 11A-like, with translation MEFNWNALENFPLLMYILAAKTVLLCLGFACAKIYQSKKIEAKLKKEREEKLRRLAEGKEEIEKKED